In Bifidobacterium actinocoloniiforme DSM 22766, a genomic segment contains:
- a CDS encoding CdaR family transcriptional regulator produces MDIDPQIAETIVSNIKGVLNHEINLFDTSGTIIASTDRSRIGTGHDGARLAVEVKHTISIDNEHQFEGARNGINVPVLLNDSVVAVIGITGRREEVEPFGNIIKKMTEILIRENMEKVTQFDHRMMMSNLVNVLSGRRQDPGLAAYLASVLGVELDRPRRAVVGGPQEGDLGEGQDRVFVLLSQKLEDRPDCLLSVSHQQVSLLVDLPEDGPDTTEDLAKDLQETLADRLGLQLAFGMGGREPRHEDYWKSYSQAERTLDWLLFTRRTSITDFADLDLGRLVSALSPEEAQGFVDRVFGNLNDRRIDDFQTIFAAYTRHNGSIIHAADDLYLHKNTMQNRLNTIASETGYNPRVLKDYAVLSAAFTLRKYLRFKRRRGLPGYRTDPPNDSSRARA; encoded by the coding sequence ATGGACATCGACCCACAGATCGCGGAGACCATCGTCAGCAACATCAAAGGCGTGCTTAACCACGAGATCAACCTGTTCGACACCAGCGGCACCATCATCGCCAGCACCGACCGCTCCCGGATCGGCACCGGCCACGACGGCGCCCGACTGGCCGTGGAGGTCAAGCACACCATCTCCATCGACAATGAGCACCAGTTCGAAGGAGCCAGGAACGGCATCAACGTGCCGGTCCTGCTCAATGACTCGGTGGTGGCGGTGATAGGCATCACCGGCCGACGCGAGGAAGTGGAGCCTTTCGGCAACATCATCAAGAAGATGACCGAGATTCTGATCCGGGAGAACATGGAGAAGGTCACCCAGTTCGACCACCGGATGATGATGTCGAACCTTGTCAACGTGCTGAGCGGGCGGCGACAGGACCCAGGATTGGCCGCCTATCTGGCCTCGGTGCTTGGCGTGGAGCTGGACCGGCCGCGACGCGCCGTGGTGGGCGGACCCCAGGAGGGCGACCTGGGCGAGGGCCAGGACCGCGTGTTCGTCTTACTGTCCCAGAAGCTGGAAGACCGACCGGACTGCCTGCTCTCCGTCTCCCACCAGCAAGTGAGCCTCCTGGTGGACCTGCCGGAGGACGGCCCCGATACGACCGAGGACTTGGCCAAGGACCTGCAGGAGACACTTGCGGACCGGCTGGGATTGCAACTGGCGTTCGGAATGGGCGGAAGGGAGCCGCGGCACGAAGACTACTGGAAAAGCTACTCCCAGGCCGAGCGAACGCTGGACTGGCTGCTGTTCACCCGTCGCACCAGCATCACCGACTTCGCCGACCTGGACCTGGGCCGCCTGGTCAGCGCGCTAAGTCCCGAAGAGGCGCAAGGCTTCGTGGATAGGGTGTTCGGCAACCTGAACGATCGACGCATTGACGACTTCCAGACCATCTTCGCCGCCTACACCCGCCACAACGGCAGCATCATCCACGCCGCCGACGATCTGTACTTGCACAAGAACACCATGCAGAACCGGCTGAACACCATCGCGAGCGAGACCGGGTACAACCCCCGCGTATTGAAGGACTACGCGGTATTGTCCGCTGCATTCACCCTGCGCAAATACCTGCGCTTCAAACGCAGGAGGGGCCTGCCCGGCTACCGGACAGACCCCCCGAACGACTCCTCCCGAGCTCGGGCTTAG
- a CDS encoding enolase C-terminal domain-like protein, with amino-acid sequence MIPTVETMEVIPVAGYDSMLLNQAGAHQPFFTRNVVVMTDSDGYTGVAEVPGGEVITRRLRSCIPLVEGRPISHYKQIVQECGRMLSNQVAGPVVGGAETAHALIFKKVTNVVTGVETPLLDILGKHMEVPVAALLGDGQVRDRVRFLGYLFYIGDPDATDLPYLRHDDDSDTWGRSRREAAMTPEAIVAQAEAAQERYGFRDFKLKGGVFEGEREIETIRQLKSRFPHARITIDPNAAWSLDESVRLCKGMEGTLTYVEDPCGAEDRFSAREVMAEFHRQTGLATATNMCDTDWREMKAAIRLDSVTIPLADPHFWTMQGCVRVAQLCNDMDLTWGVHSNNHFDISLAMVAQAAAAAPGEINACDTHYIWQDGQHLTTNPPVIENGEVEVRRDVPGLGVEVDRAAVEAAHQLYVDNDCGTRDDAVGMQYLIPGWQYDQHRPAMVR; translated from the coding sequence ATGATACCTACCGTTGAGACTATGGAAGTCATTCCGGTTGCGGGCTATGACAGCATGCTGCTCAACCAGGCCGGGGCCCACCAGCCTTTCTTCACCCGCAATGTAGTGGTGATGACCGATTCGGACGGCTACACAGGCGTGGCCGAAGTGCCCGGGGGCGAGGTCATCACCCGGCGGTTGCGGTCTTGCATACCCCTGGTGGAGGGGAGGCCCATCAGCCACTACAAGCAGATCGTCCAAGAGTGCGGCCGGATGCTTTCCAACCAGGTCGCCGGCCCGGTGGTCGGAGGGGCTGAGACCGCCCACGCGCTGATTTTCAAGAAGGTGACGAATGTGGTCACCGGCGTGGAGACGCCTCTGCTCGACATCCTGGGCAAGCACATGGAGGTGCCGGTCGCGGCGCTGCTGGGCGACGGCCAGGTGCGCGACCGCGTGCGCTTCCTCGGTTACCTTTTCTACATAGGCGATCCCGATGCCACCGACCTGCCCTACCTGCGCCATGACGATGACAGCGACACCTGGGGGAGGAGCCGGCGGGAGGCCGCCATGACCCCCGAGGCCATCGTGGCCCAAGCGGAGGCAGCCCAGGAGCGCTATGGATTCCGTGACTTCAAGCTCAAGGGCGGCGTCTTTGAGGGCGAACGGGAAATTGAGACGATTCGCCAGCTCAAGAGCCGTTTCCCCCATGCCCGCATTACCATCGACCCCAATGCCGCCTGGTCCCTGGACGAATCCGTCCGCCTCTGCAAAGGGATGGAAGGTACGTTGACGTATGTGGAGGATCCTTGTGGTGCGGAGGATCGTTTCTCGGCTCGTGAGGTGATGGCTGAGTTCCATCGGCAGACGGGGTTGGCGACGGCTACGAACATGTGTGATACGGATTGGCGGGAGATGAAGGCGGCGATTCGTTTGGATTCGGTGACGATTCCGTTGGCTGATCCGCATTTCTGGACCATGCAGGGGTGTGTGCGTGTGGCTCAGTTGTGCAATGACATGGATTTGACCTGGGGCGTGCATTCCAATAACCATTTCGATATCTCGTTGGCTATGGTGGCGCAGGCCGCGGCGGCGGCTCCTGGTGAGATCAACGCTTGCGACACGCATTACATTTGGCAGGATGGTCAGCATCTGACCACGAACCCGCCGGTCATCGAGAATGGCGAGGTTGAGGTCAGGCGTGATGTGCCTGGTTTGGGTGTGGAGGTGGATCGGGCCGCTGTGGAGGCCGCCCATCAGCTGTATGTGGACAATGACTGCGGCACCCGTGACGACGCCGTCGGCATGCAGTACCTCATCCCCGGCTGGCAGTACGACCAGCATCGGCCAGCCATGGTCCGTTGA
- a CDS encoding enolase C-terminal domain-like protein, with amino-acid sequence MAGYDSMLLNLSGAHGPFFTRNVVIMTDSDGYVGVGEVPGSKKITDVLEEVKPMVVGQPISQYKNIVTAIHDKYAALDKGGRGAQTFDLRTTVHVQTAVETPLLDILGKHMEVPVAALLGDGQVRDRVRFLSYLFYVADYRKTDLPYLHDDDNSDDWGRIRREPALDPDAIVAQAQATHGRYGFRDFKLKGGVFDGREEIKAIKALKKAFPNARITLDPNGAWSLPEAVDLCRDMVGTLTYVEDPCGAEDRFSAREVMAEFHRQTGLATATNMCDTDWREMKAAIRLDSVTIPLADPHFWTMQGCVRVAQLCNDMDLTWGVHSNNHFDISLAMVAQAAAAAPGEINACDTHYIWQDGQHLTTNPPVIENGEVEVRRDVPGLGVEVDRAAVEAAHQLYVDNDCGTRDDAVGMQYLIPGWQFDPKRPSMVR; translated from the coding sequence GTGGCAGGTTATGACAGCATGCTGCTCAACCTTTCCGGGGCCCACGGGCCGTTCTTCACGCGTAACGTGGTCATCATGACCGACTCTGACGGGTATGTCGGAGTGGGGGAGGTGCCCGGCAGCAAGAAGATCACCGATGTGCTGGAGGAGGTCAAGCCCATGGTCGTGGGCCAGCCGATCAGCCAGTACAAGAATATCGTCACCGCCATCCACGATAAGTACGCGGCGCTCGACAAAGGAGGGCGCGGCGCCCAGACCTTCGACCTGCGCACCACCGTGCATGTGCAGACCGCCGTGGAGACGCCTTTGCTTGACATCCTGGGCAAGCACATGGAGGTGCCGGTCGCGGCGCTGCTGGGCGACGGCCAGGTGCGCGACCGCGTGCGCTTCCTGAGCTACCTGTTCTACGTGGCCGACTATCGCAAGACCGATCTGCCTTACCTCCATGACGATGACAACTCCGATGATTGGGGGCGCATCCGCCGCGAGCCTGCCCTGGACCCAGATGCCATCGTCGCGCAGGCCCAGGCCACCCACGGCCGCTACGGCTTCCGTGACTTCAAGCTCAAGGGAGGCGTGTTCGACGGTCGAGAGGAGATCAAGGCGATCAAGGCGCTGAAGAAGGCCTTCCCGAACGCCCGCATCACCCTGGACCCGAACGGTGCCTGGTCCCTGCCTGAGGCGGTGGACCTGTGCCGCGACATGGTGGGTACGTTGACGTATGTGGAGGATCCTTGTGGTGCGGAGGATCGTTTCTCGGCTCGTGAGGTGATGGCTGAGTTCCATCGGCAGACGGGGTTGGCGACGGCTACGAACATGTGTGATACGGATTGGCGGGAGATGAAGGCGGCGATTCGTTTGGATTCGGTGACGATTCCGTTGGCTGATCCGCATTTCTGGACCATGCAGGGGTGTGTGCGTGTGGCTCAGTTGTGCAATGACATGGATTTGACCTGGGGCGTGCATTCCAATAACCATTTCGATATCTCGTTGGCTATGGTGGCGCAGGCCGCGGCGGCGGCTCCTGGTGAGATCAACGCTTGCGACACGCATTACATTTGGCAGGATGGTCAGCATCTGACCACGAACCCGCCGGTCATCGAGAATGGCGAGGTTGAGGTCAGGCGTGATGTGCCTGGTTTGGGTGTGGAGGTGGATCGGGCCGCTGTGGAGGCCGCCCATCAGCTGTATGTGGACAATGACTGCGGCACCCGTGACGACGCCGTCGGCATGCAGTACCTCATCCCCGGCTGGCAGTTTGATCCCAAGCGCCCTTCGATGGTGCGCTGA
- a CDS encoding dihydrodipicolinate synthase family protein has translation MMSKHDFAGIFVPILTPINGHGAIDEAKLRRQTDFVIEHGVDGILAFGSNSEFYMFEDQEMLDAATVILDQAAGRVPVMFGVGHIRTSRAVALAQAAAGLDVAAVSVLQPMFIEPTKQALYHHYAAIAQAIAPTPMFIYNNPGRAGYALSIGLMVRLAHDFGNIIGVKDSSGNITNIEELVRRDADIEFSVFAGKDTIVFPSLCVGAAGAVCSTANIFPDLVCGIYDNYVAGDQRAALAAQFKLNPLRISQDAASFPSPTKDMANLMGMDVGPSILPTEAAEGKALEGMKAAMRETGYLD, from the coding sequence ATGATGAGCAAGCATGATTTCGCTGGGATTTTCGTGCCCATTCTGACGCCAATCAATGGGCATGGCGCGATCGACGAAGCCAAATTACGTCGGCAGACCGACTTCGTGATTGAGCATGGAGTGGATGGCATCCTCGCTTTTGGCAGCAATTCCGAGTTCTACATGTTCGAGGACCAGGAGATGCTGGATGCCGCCACGGTCATCCTGGATCAGGCTGCGGGCCGTGTGCCGGTCATGTTCGGCGTGGGCCACATCCGCACCAGCAGGGCGGTCGCGCTAGCCCAGGCGGCGGCCGGGTTGGACGTGGCGGCGGTCTCGGTGCTGCAGCCCATGTTCATCGAGCCGACCAAGCAGGCGCTCTACCACCACTACGCGGCCATCGCCCAGGCCATCGCGCCCACCCCCATGTTCATATACAACAACCCTGGGCGGGCGGGGTACGCGCTGTCCATCGGCCTGATGGTGAGGCTGGCCCACGACTTCGGGAACATCATCGGAGTCAAGGACTCCAGTGGCAACATCACCAATATCGAGGAGCTGGTGAGGCGGGACGCCGACATCGAGTTCTCGGTGTTCGCCGGTAAGGACACCATCGTCTTTCCCAGCCTGTGTGTGGGGGCCGCCGGCGCGGTCTGCTCGACGGCCAACATCTTCCCTGATTTGGTCTGCGGCATCTACGACAACTATGTGGCTGGAGACCAGCGGGCGGCGCTGGCTGCGCAGTTCAAGCTCAATCCCTTGCGCATATCCCAGGACGCGGCCAGCTTCCCCTCGCCTACCAAAGACATGGCCAATCTGATGGGCATGGATGTGGGACCCTCCATCCTGCCTACTGAGGCCGCCGAGGGCAAGGCCTTGGAAGGCATGAAAGCGGCCATGCGCGAGACCGGGTACTTGGACTGA
- a CDS encoding glycerate kinase: MRDIRVLLAVDSFKGSAGSSRVEDLIELGVRRVRPGAEVLKYPVADGGEGTLEAIMTAQGFQGRSVRVRGPLGEPVSAKYALGPGQVAVIEMAQSSGLGLMDQSSENARKASTYGVGQVIMDAVEAGARHILVGLGGSATSDGGTGMAKALGVRFLDAQGDEVADGLAGLESLVAVDESRLDARLREVEVTALTDVSNPLTGPAGAVHVYGPQKGMGAEELDKLDSWMDAYGRVLRHAGHDVANLPGAGAAGGLGAALAAFCGASIESGIDQVLDMIGLEDVMDGVDLVITGEGRMDSQSAHGKAPVGVAQRAKRHGLPVVAVVGSRADDLGDLYERGIDLVISAVTQPMSLHQAIARVDTALPLAGESAIRAYLLGAPKRA, translated from the coding sequence ATGAGAGATATACGTGTCTTGCTGGCGGTGGACTCATTCAAAGGGTCCGCCGGCAGTTCCAGGGTCGAGGACCTCATCGAACTTGGTGTGCGCCGGGTCAGGCCTGGGGCCGAGGTGTTGAAGTATCCGGTGGCGGACGGTGGCGAAGGCACGCTTGAGGCCATCATGACGGCTCAGGGATTCCAAGGGCGGTCCGTCCGGGTGCGCGGGCCACTGGGTGAACCGGTCTCGGCCAAGTACGCCCTGGGGCCCGGACAGGTCGCTGTGATCGAGATGGCCCAGTCCAGTGGCTTGGGATTGATGGACCAGTCCAGTGAGAACGCCCGCAAGGCCTCCACCTATGGCGTCGGACAGGTGATCATGGACGCTGTCGAGGCGGGCGCCCGCCATATCCTCGTAGGGCTGGGCGGCAGTGCCACGAGCGACGGGGGCACCGGCATGGCTAAGGCGCTGGGCGTGCGCTTCCTGGACGCTCAAGGCGACGAAGTGGCTGATGGGCTGGCGGGTCTGGAAAGCTTGGTCGCCGTTGATGAGTCTAGGCTCGACGCCCGCCTGCGGGAGGTGGAGGTCACCGCCCTGACCGACGTTTCCAATCCTCTGACCGGGCCCGCCGGAGCGGTGCATGTCTACGGGCCGCAAAAGGGCATGGGCGCGGAAGAGTTGGACAAGCTGGATTCCTGGATGGATGCTTATGGACGGGTGCTGCGGCACGCCGGGCATGACGTGGCCAACTTGCCCGGAGCTGGCGCGGCTGGTGGTCTGGGAGCGGCTTTGGCGGCCTTCTGCGGGGCCTCGATCGAGAGCGGCATCGACCAGGTGCTCGACATGATCGGCTTGGAGGACGTGATGGACGGGGTTGACCTGGTCATCACCGGCGAAGGCCGGATGGATTCGCAGTCCGCCCATGGCAAGGCGCCCGTGGGGGTGGCCCAGCGGGCCAAGCGCCATGGGCTTCCGGTGGTGGCGGTCGTGGGCAGTCGGGCCGATGACCTGGGGGACCTGTACGAGCGCGGCATCGATTTGGTGATTTCCGCCGTCACTCAGCCGATGAGCCTCCACCAGGCGATCGCACGGGTGGACACGGCCCTGCCGCTTGCGGGGGAAAGCGCCATCCGGGCCTACCTTCTGGGCGCGCCGAAACGCGCGTGA
- the garR gene encoding 2-hydroxy-3-oxopropionate reductase — translation MKVGFVGLGIMGKPMAINVLKNGYEVVAYDRNEAGISAIVEAGGQAGANGKDVAERTDVVITMLPNSPNVESALFDEGGIAEGLSEGKAVIDMSSIAPLASRDFAKRLAEKGVDFMDAPVSGGEPKAVDGTIAVMVGGEQAVFDKYESLLKTMASTVTLVGGVGAGNITKLANQMIVAINIAGISEAYCLAKKAGVSPENVYKAIRTGLAGSVVMDQKSQKIFDGDFNPGFRIELHIKDLQNVMDTAHSVNVSSPFSALAMEIMQSLKAHGHEKEDHSAVAEWYEMVNDIKLQED, via the coding sequence ATGAAGGTTGGATTCGTGGGACTGGGCATCATGGGCAAGCCCATGGCCATCAACGTGCTCAAGAACGGCTACGAGGTGGTGGCGTACGACCGCAACGAGGCCGGCATCTCCGCCATCGTCGAGGCTGGTGGCCAAGCCGGAGCCAACGGCAAGGACGTGGCTGAGCGCACCGATGTGGTCATCACCATGCTGCCCAACTCACCCAATGTGGAGAGCGCCCTGTTCGACGAGGGCGGCATCGCCGAGGGCCTGAGTGAGGGCAAGGCCGTCATCGACATGAGCTCCATCGCGCCGCTGGCGAGCAGGGATTTCGCCAAGCGCCTGGCCGAGAAGGGCGTGGACTTTATGGACGCCCCCGTCTCCGGCGGTGAGCCCAAGGCCGTGGACGGCACCATCGCGGTCATGGTGGGCGGCGAGCAAGCCGTGTTCGATAAGTACGAGAGCCTGCTGAAGACCATGGCCTCCACCGTCACCCTGGTGGGCGGCGTCGGCGCTGGCAACATCACCAAGCTGGCCAACCAGATGATTGTGGCGATTAACATCGCAGGCATCTCCGAGGCGTACTGCCTGGCCAAGAAGGCCGGCGTCTCGCCCGAGAACGTTTACAAGGCCATCCGCACCGGCCTGGCCGGCAGCGTGGTCATGGACCAGAAGTCGCAGAAGATCTTCGACGGCGATTTCAACCCCGGTTTCCGCATCGAGCTGCACATTAAGGACCTGCAGAACGTGATGGACACCGCCCACTCGGTTAACGTATCCTCGCCTTTCAGCGCCTTGGCCATGGAGATCATGCAGTCCCTCAAGGCCCATGGGCACGAGAAGGAGGATCACAGCGCCGTGGCCGAATGGTATGAGATGGTCAACGACATCAAACTCCAGGAGGACTGA
- the rpoB gene encoding DNA-directed RNA polymerase subunit beta, translating to MKVQARADAEAIKLHKASDRVNFGSIKEPIDVPYLLGVQTDSFDWLIGNERWKRRVEEDEAAGTHVVPHVSGLDEVFQEISPIENFAQTMSLAFSDPYFEEPRHTVQECKEKDYTYSAPLYVNAEFENGDTGEIKSQTVFMGDFPLQTPHGTFIIGGTERVIVTQLVRSPGVYFDRTPDRTSDKEVFGAKIIPSRGAWLEFEIDKRDVLGVRVDRKRKQSAIVFLMAIGMSKAEIRKAFKGYPLVLDALEKEPIETQDEALTDLYRKIRPADTASPEAGKNLLESFYFNTKRYDLARVGRYKINRKLGMESDYNDRALHPEDIVATIKYLETLHDGGQTFPGKRDGEDVELRVDVDDIDHFGNRRVRQVGELIQNQLRTGLSRMERVVRERMTTQDAEAITPQSLINIRPLNATIKEFFGTSQLSQFMDQNNPLSGVTNKRRLSALGPGGLSRDRASMEVRDVHPSHYGRMCPIESPEGPNIGLIGSLATFARVNPFGFIETPYRKVVDGKVTDDVVYMTADQESEHTIAQANQELTEDGHFVEDQALVRNAEAEATDVPVSEVDLMDVSPRQMVSVGASLIPFLEHDEGHRALMGTNMQRQAVPLVKSERPLVGTGSEWRSAVDSGDVVLADKPGAVTYVSADMIRVMNDDGTQSSYRLAKFQRSNQTNCYNQVPLIKDGERVEAGTVLADGPATQKGEMALGKNVLVAFMPWNGYNYEDAVIISQRLVRDDTLSSIHIEEYEIDARETKLGAEEITRDLPNVGEDAVSNLDERGIIRIGAEVEAGDILVGKVTPKGETELTPEERLLRAIFGEKSREVRDTSLRVPHGETGTVIQIKEITREEAEEDGDELPNGVNRMIRVYVAQHRKITQGDKLSGRHGNKGVISRILPEEDMPFLPDGTPVDIMLNPLGVPSRMNLGQVLELHLGWIAHAGWDISLDPNPDAEWKKFVPAGAEKGDPGTPVATPVFDGVRPETIMGLLKTTLPDRDGEKLVGENGKAVLYDGRTGEPFPEPISVGYMYMLKLHHLVDDKIHARSTGPYSMITQQPLGGKAQFGGQRFGEMEVWALEAYGAAYTLHEMMTTKSDDVDGRVRAYGAIVRGENLPPAGIPESFKVLLKEMQSLALNVEVLNAEGNAIEMKDEDDDPGEGSELGFNIGARPDAAAKADQSAPEPEFR from the coding sequence ATGAAAGTTCAAGCGCGCGCCGACGCAGAGGCCATTAAGCTGCACAAGGCCTCCGACCGCGTCAACTTCGGCTCGATCAAAGAGCCCATCGACGTCCCCTACCTGCTGGGCGTCCAGACCGACAGCTTCGACTGGCTGATCGGCAACGAGCGCTGGAAGCGGCGCGTGGAGGAGGACGAAGCCGCTGGCACGCACGTGGTGCCCCACGTGTCCGGTCTTGACGAGGTCTTCCAGGAGATCTCCCCGATCGAGAACTTCGCCCAGACCATGAGCCTGGCCTTCTCCGACCCCTACTTCGAGGAGCCGCGCCACACGGTGCAGGAGTGCAAGGAGAAGGACTACACCTATTCCGCGCCCCTGTACGTCAACGCTGAATTCGAGAACGGCGACACCGGCGAGATCAAGAGCCAGACGGTCTTCATGGGGGACTTCCCCTTGCAGACCCCCCACGGCACCTTCATCATCGGCGGCACCGAGCGTGTGATCGTCACCCAGCTGGTGCGCTCACCCGGCGTCTACTTCGACCGCACGCCTGACCGCACTTCCGACAAGGAAGTGTTCGGGGCCAAGATCATCCCCAGCCGCGGGGCCTGGCTGGAGTTCGAGATCGACAAGCGCGATGTGCTCGGCGTCCGCGTGGACCGCAAGCGCAAGCAGTCAGCCATCGTCTTCTTGATGGCCATCGGCATGTCCAAGGCCGAGATACGCAAGGCCTTCAAGGGGTACCCGCTGGTGCTCGACGCCCTGGAGAAGGAGCCCATAGAGACCCAGGACGAGGCCCTGACCGACCTGTACCGCAAGATTCGCCCCGCGGACACCGCCTCGCCTGAGGCTGGCAAGAACCTGCTGGAGTCCTTCTACTTCAACACCAAGCGCTACGACCTGGCGCGCGTGGGCCGCTACAAGATCAACCGCAAGCTGGGCATGGAGTCCGACTACAACGACCGCGCCCTGCACCCTGAGGACATCGTCGCCACGATCAAGTACCTGGAGACCCTGCACGACGGTGGGCAGACCTTCCCCGGCAAGCGCGACGGCGAGGACGTCGAGCTGCGTGTGGACGTGGACGACATCGACCACTTCGGCAACCGCCGCGTGCGGCAGGTGGGCGAGTTGATCCAGAACCAGCTGCGCACCGGCCTGAGCCGCATGGAGCGCGTGGTGCGCGAACGCATGACGACCCAGGACGCCGAGGCGATCACGCCACAATCCCTGATCAACATCCGGCCTCTGAACGCCACGATCAAGGAGTTCTTCGGAACCTCCCAGCTCTCGCAGTTCATGGACCAGAACAACCCGCTGTCGGGAGTGACCAACAAGCGCCGCCTGTCGGCCCTGGGCCCTGGCGGCCTCTCGCGAGACCGCGCCTCGATGGAAGTGCGCGACGTGCACCCCTCCCACTACGGGCGCATGTGCCCGATTGAGTCCCCTGAGGGCCCGAACATCGGCCTGATCGGCTCGCTGGCGACCTTCGCCCGCGTGAACCCCTTCGGATTCATTGAGACCCCTTACCGCAAGGTGGTCGACGGCAAGGTGACCGACGACGTGGTCTACATGACCGCGGACCAGGAGAGCGAGCACACGATCGCCCAGGCCAACCAGGAGCTGACCGAGGACGGGCACTTCGTCGAGGACCAGGCCTTGGTGCGAAACGCCGAGGCGGAGGCCACCGATGTGCCGGTCAGCGAAGTTGACCTGATGGACGTCTCGCCACGGCAGATGGTCTCAGTCGGCGCCTCGCTGATCCCCTTCCTGGAGCACGACGAGGGGCACCGCGCCCTGATGGGCACCAACATGCAGCGTCAGGCCGTGCCGCTGGTCAAGTCCGAGCGGCCCCTGGTGGGCACCGGCTCCGAGTGGCGCTCCGCCGTGGACTCGGGCGACGTGGTCTTGGCTGACAAGCCGGGTGCGGTCACCTACGTGTCCGCCGACATGATTCGCGTGATGAACGACGATGGCACCCAGTCCTCCTACCGCCTGGCCAAGTTCCAGCGGTCGAACCAGACCAACTGCTACAACCAGGTGCCGCTGATCAAGGACGGCGAGCGCGTGGAGGCCGGCACGGTGCTGGCTGACGGCCCCGCCACCCAGAAGGGCGAGATGGCCCTGGGCAAGAACGTGCTTGTGGCCTTCATGCCCTGGAACGGCTACAACTACGAGGACGCTGTGATCATCTCCCAGCGGCTGGTGCGCGATGACACCTTGAGCTCCATCCACATCGAGGAGTACGAGATCGACGCGCGCGAGACCAAGCTGGGCGCCGAGGAGATCACCCGCGACCTGCCTAACGTGGGCGAGGACGCGGTGTCCAACCTGGACGAGCGCGGCATTATCCGCATCGGCGCCGAGGTCGAGGCCGGGGACATCCTGGTTGGCAAGGTCACGCCCAAGGGAGAGACCGAGCTGACGCCGGAGGAGCGCTTGCTGCGCGCCATCTTCGGCGAGAAGAGCCGTGAGGTGCGTGACACCTCCCTGCGCGTCCCCCACGGTGAGACCGGCACGGTCATCCAGATCAAGGAGATCACCCGCGAGGAGGCCGAGGAGGACGGCGACGAGCTGCCTAACGGCGTCAACCGGATGATCCGGGTCTACGTGGCCCAGCACCGTAAGATCACCCAGGGCGACAAGCTCTCGGGCCGCCATGGCAACAAGGGCGTCATCTCGCGCATCCTGCCCGAAGAGGACATGCCCTTCCTGCCCGACGGCACCCCAGTCGACATCATGCTCAACCCACTGGGTGTGCCTAGCCGAATGAACCTGGGCCAGGTGCTGGAACTCCACCTGGGCTGGATCGCTCACGCAGGCTGGGACATCAGCCTGGACCCGAATCCGGATGCCGAGTGGAAGAAATTCGTGCCCGCCGGCGCCGAGAAGGGCGACCCGGGGACTCCGGTGGCCACTCCCGTCTTCGACGGCGTACGCCCAGAGACGATCATGGGCCTGCTCAAGACCACCCTGCCTGACCGTGACGGCGAGAAGCTGGTCGGCGAGAACGGCAAGGCGGTGCTCTATGACGGGCGAACCGGCGAGCCTTTCCCCGAGCCGATCTCCGTGGGCTACATGTACATGCTCAAGCTCCACCACCTGGTGGACGACAAGATCCACGCACGCTCCACCGGACCATACTCGATGATCACCCAGCAGCCCTTGGGCGGTAAGGCCCAGTTCGGCGGCCAGCGCTTCGGTGAGATGGAGGTCTGGGCGCTGGAGGCTTACGGCGCCGCCTACACCCTGCACGAAATGATGACCACCAAGTCCGACGACGTGGACGGTCGCGTGCGGGCTTACGGGGCGATCGTGCGCGGCGAGAACCTGCCGCCGGCAGGCATCCCCGAGTCCTTTAAGGTGCTGCTCAAGGAGATGCAGTCCCTGGCCTTGAACGTGGAGGTCCTGAACGCTGAAGGCAACGCGATCGAGATGAAGGACGAGGACGACGACCCAGGTGAGGGCAGCGAGTTGGGCTTCAACATCGGCGCCCGACCGGATGCCGCCGCCAAGGCCGATCAGTCGGCGCCCGAGCCTGAATTCCGCTGA